ACCGACCCCGAGCTCGGCCGCGCGATCGTGAACACGATCTACTTCGCGCTGCTCGCGCTGCTGTTCGGGTTCCCGATCCCGCTCTTCATGGCCGTGCTCATGAGCGAGGTGCGGCGCGGGAAGGGGCTGTACTCGGCGCTCGCGTACCTGCCGGTCGTCATCCCGCCGGTCGTGGCCGTGCTGCTGTGGCGCTTCTTCTACAGCGCCGACCCGAACGGCGTCTTCAACACGGTGCTCGGGTGGTTCGGCATCCCGCCCCAGCCGTGGATCCAGTCGGCCGTGCAGGCGATGCCCTCGCTCGTGCTCGAGGCGACGTGGGCCGCGGCCGGCGGATCGATCATCATCTACCTCGCGGCGCTCCTGTCGGTGCCGCCCGAGCTGTACGACGCGGCGGAGGTCGACGGCGCGGGCATCTGGCGCAAGGTCTGGCACGTCACGATCCCGCAGCTGCGCGGCATCCTCTTCATCATGCTGATACTGCAGGTCATCGCGACCGCGCAGGTGTTCCTCGAGCCGTTCCTGTTCACGGGGGGCGGGCCGGCGGGAGCGACCAAGACGATCCTGCTGTACATCTACGACAAGGCCTTCCGGAACAGCCTCGGCGGCGACTACGGCGAGGCGACCGCGGTCTCGGTGCTGCTTGCGGTCGTGCTCGGCATCCTGTCCTGGCTGTACTTCCGGCTCACGAACCGCTGGAGCACGCAATGAGCTCGATCCTGAAGTGGCCGGACGCGCCCCGGTTCCTGAGCTTGTCGAAGGGTCGCGGCGTGGTCCCGCGCCGGCGTCCCCGGCGCTCCGGCATCGACGACGAGTCGGTCCGCACCGTGGTCTCGGACTCCGAGCGACGCCGCCCGGGCACGCGCTGGGGCATGCGCCTCGTACACGTCTTCCTGTTCGTCTCGCTCGTCGTCGCGGGGCTCGGGCCGATCCTGTGGCTGGCGAAGTCGGCGGTGACTCCCACCCAGGACACGCTGACGCAGCCCTTCGC
This genomic interval from Microbacterium sp. 4R-513 contains the following:
- a CDS encoding sugar ABC transporter permease yields the protein MTMTTQQRPAAASVAPAAAPLAKRRRRRTPLTWYRGGGLWNLLFVLPMVFVFFFFSWRPIVQSVVMSFEKTNLIVSSWVGFDNYIAVMTDPELGRAIVNTIYFALLALLFGFPIPLFMAVLMSEVRRGKGLYSALAYLPVVIPPVVAVLLWRFFYSADPNGVFNTVLGWFGIPPQPWIQSAVQAMPSLVLEATWAAAGGSIIIYLAALLSVPPELYDAAEVDGAGIWRKVWHVTIPQLRGILFIMLILQVIATAQVFLEPFLFTGGGPAGATKTILLYIYDKAFRNSLGGDYGEATAVSVLLAVVLGILSWLYFRLTNRWSTQ